Proteins found in one Zea mays cultivar B73 chromosome 1, Zm-B73-REFERENCE-NAM-5.0, whole genome shotgun sequence genomic segment:
- the LOC100191477 gene encoding peroxisome biogenesis protein 5 isoform X1 — protein MALRHLVTGQNNCVPDGASSSNPLNALANAFLGQSSKAQSIKELPGSVNVPSTSDFSVSAPLSNIPGSENEFKQDQRPLARGADFIRGGPANDWIESFRPPRVPQLGVEAQFPDFEQIYNNAGTTFQFQPPLDGPPQRVLSGVLHSFLTSGPAGVPFQPLPVPAALGLSESDKQCIRDRSCIMARHIFSDQPEEYIQSQVNTLLHSLDIDNRMRGPMHGQYPELQEYWKQSQSSTRPAPMHNAADKWITEFGKQNNNPENWANSFEQQYGPNGWASEFEQSQMAMRQMGGANMANLAAMEQSRVLAQTLASNNDPKFQNSKFFQFVSKMSRGELIIEDNQVKEGSASQSSGWADEFQTPYIANANSWADQFAHEELSQGADKWVSEFSSQPNHGALNENWVDEFSKLNVTDEWAEEFSGGGFGESSADPWVDEFQEHLSSFKQSPGASRGVYVFSENNPYVGHPNPMQEGQELFRKGLLSEAVLALEAEVLKNPDNTEGWRLLGVTHAENDDDQQAIAAMMRALEANPTNLEVLLALGVSHTNELEQGEALRYLYRWLQNQPKYGGLVPLQSTDSPYGPDVVRLFNEAAQMSPEDADVHIVLGVLYNLSREYDKAIASFKTALQLKPQDYSLWNKLGATQANSIQSADAILAYQQALDLKPNYVRAWANMGISYANQGLYEDSIRYYVRAVAMNPKADNAWQYLRISLSNASRADMIAACDARNLDALQKEFPL, from the exons ATGGCGCTGCGGCACCTCGTCACGGGCCAGAATAACTGCGTGCCGGACGGCGCCTCGTCGTCCAACCCCCTCAACGCCCTCGCCAACGCCTTCCTCGGCCAGTCCTCCAAGGCGCAG TCAATAAAGGAACTTCCTGGTTCTGTTAATGTCCCATCTACATCTGACTTTAGCGTGTCTGCTCCTTTGTCAAACATCCCTGGTTCAGAAAATGAGTTCAAACAAGACCAGCGACCTCTTGCACGG GGTGCTGACTTTATTCGAGGTGGTCCTGCTAATGATTGGATTGAGTCTTTTCGGCCTCCGAGGGTTCCTCAACTTGGTGTAGAAGCACAATTTCCAGATTTTGAGCAAATTTATAACAATGCAGGGACAACCTTTCAGTTTCAGCCGCCATTGGATG GTCCACCACAAAGAGTGTTGTCCGGTGTCTTGCATTCCTTTCTCACAAGTGGCCCAGCTGGTGTGCCATTTCAACCACTTCCGGTACCAGCTGCTCTTGGTTTATCTGAAAGCGACAAACAATGCATTCGTGATCGTAGCTGCATAATGGCACGGCATATTTTTTCTGACCAACCAGAAGAATATATACAGAGTCAG GTCAATACTTTGCTGCATTCGCTTGATATTGACAACCGTATGAGAGGACCTATGCATGGGCAATACCCAGAACTACAGGAGTACTGGAAGCAGTCCCAAAGTTCTACGCGTCCTGCCCCAATGCATAATGCTGCTGATAAATGGATTACTGAGTTTGGCAAGCAAAATAATAATCCAGAAAATTGGGCGAACTCTTTCGAACAACAATATGGCCCCAATGGGTGGGCCTCTGAGTTTGAACAG TCTCAGATGGCCATGCGCCAGATGGGAGGAGCGAACATGGCCAACCTGGCTGCTATGGAGCAATCCCGAGTGCTTGCACAAACTTTAGCAAGTAATAATGATCCCAAGTTTCAG AATTCTAAGTTCTTCCAGTTTGTTTCAAAGATGAGCCGAGGTGAACTTATTATAGAAGATAATCAAGTAAAAGAAGGTTCAGCATCCCAATCCAGTGGCTGGGCTGATGAATTTCAAACACCGTACATTGCTAATGCAAACTCATGGGCAGATCAGTTTGCACATGAAGAG CTTTCACAAGGGGCGGATAAGTGGGTTAGCGAGTTctctagtcaacctaatcatggtgCACTAAATGAGAACTGGGTTGATGAGTTCTCGAAATTAAATGTTACTGACGAATGGGCAGAGGAATTCAGTGGAGGTGGTTTTGGCGAAAGCTCTGCTGATCCATGGGTAGATGA GTTCCAAGAACACTTGTCATCTTTCAAACAAAGTCCGGGCGCCTCTCGAGGGGTTTATGTTTTTTCTGAGAACAACCCGTATGTTGGTCACCCTAATCCAATGCAGGAAGGACAGGAGCTCTTCCGCAAGGGCCTCTTAAGTGAAGCTGTTCTTGCTTTAGAGGCTGAAGTTTTGAAGAATCCTGATAACACAGAAGGTTGGAGGTTGTTAGGCGTAACACATGCAGAAAATGATGATGACCAACAG GCCATTGCAGCAATGATGCGTGCGTTGGAAGCTAATCCAACAAACCTTGAAGTTCTTCTTGCTCTTGGTGTTAGTCACACAAATG AATTGGAGCAGGGGGAAGCATTAAGATATCTTTATAGGTGGCTTCAGAATCAACCAAAATATGGTGGCCTTGTCCCTCTGCAGTCAACTGATTCACCTTATGGTCCTGAT GTTGTTAGATTGTTTAATGAAGCTGCTCAGATGTCACCTGAAGATGCAGATGTTCATATAGTTCTGGGAGTCTTATACAACCTATCAAGAGAGTATGATAAAGCTATAGCTTCATTTAAGACAGCACTACAGCTCAAACCACAGGACTATTCACTCTGGAACAAGCTTGGTGCAACCCAAGCAAACAGCATCCAGAGTGCTGATGCAATATTGGCGTATCAGCAG GCTCTGGACTTGAAACCCAACTACGTGCGTGCATGGGCGAATATGGGAATCAGCTATGCCAACCAG GGTTTGTATGAGGATTCCATTCGATACTATGTAAGGGCAGTTGCAATGAACCCAAAAGCTGACAATGCCTGGCAGTACCTGAGGATCTCTCTTAG CAATGCTTCGCGAGCGGACATGATTGCTGCATGCGACGCCCGCAACCTTGACGCTCTTCAGAAAGAGTTTCCTCTGTGA
- the LOC100191477 gene encoding peroxisome biogenesis protein 5 isoform X3, translating into MALRHLVTGQNNCVPDGASSSNPLNALANAFLGQSSKAQSIKELPGSVNVPSTSDFSVSAPLSNIPGSENEFKQDQRPLARGADFIRGGPANDWIESFRPPRVPQLGVEAQFPDFEQIYNNAGTTFQFQPPLDGPPQRVLSGVLHSFLTSGPAGVPFQPLPVPAALGLSESDKQCIRDRSCIMARHIFSDQPEEYIQSQVNTLLHSLDIDNRMRGPMHGQYPELQEYWKQSQSSTRPAPMHNAADKWITEFGKQNNNPENWANSFEQQYGPNGWASEFEQSQMAMRQMGGANMANLAAMEQSRVLAQTLASNNDPKFQLSQGADKWVSEFSSQPNHGALNENWVDEFSKLNVTDEWAEEFSGGGFGESSADPWVDEFQEHLSSFKQSPGASRGVYVFSENNPYVGHPNPMQEGQELFRKGLLSEAVLALEAEVLKNPDNTEGWRLLGVTHAENDDDQQAIAAMMRALEANPTNLEVLLALGVSHTNELEQGEALRYLYRWLQNQPKYGGLVPLQSTDSPYGPDVVRLFNEAAQMSPEDADVHIVLGVLYNLSREYDKAIASFKTALQLKPQDYSLWNKLGATQANSIQSADAILAYQQALDLKPNYVRAWANMGISYANQGLYEDSIRYYVRAVAMNPKADNAWQYLRISLSNASRADMIAACDARNLDALQKEFPL; encoded by the exons ATGGCGCTGCGGCACCTCGTCACGGGCCAGAATAACTGCGTGCCGGACGGCGCCTCGTCGTCCAACCCCCTCAACGCCCTCGCCAACGCCTTCCTCGGCCAGTCCTCCAAGGCGCAG TCAATAAAGGAACTTCCTGGTTCTGTTAATGTCCCATCTACATCTGACTTTAGCGTGTCTGCTCCTTTGTCAAACATCCCTGGTTCAGAAAATGAGTTCAAACAAGACCAGCGACCTCTTGCACGG GGTGCTGACTTTATTCGAGGTGGTCCTGCTAATGATTGGATTGAGTCTTTTCGGCCTCCGAGGGTTCCTCAACTTGGTGTAGAAGCACAATTTCCAGATTTTGAGCAAATTTATAACAATGCAGGGACAACCTTTCAGTTTCAGCCGCCATTGGATG GTCCACCACAAAGAGTGTTGTCCGGTGTCTTGCATTCCTTTCTCACAAGTGGCCCAGCTGGTGTGCCATTTCAACCACTTCCGGTACCAGCTGCTCTTGGTTTATCTGAAAGCGACAAACAATGCATTCGTGATCGTAGCTGCATAATGGCACGGCATATTTTTTCTGACCAACCAGAAGAATATATACAGAGTCAG GTCAATACTTTGCTGCATTCGCTTGATATTGACAACCGTATGAGAGGACCTATGCATGGGCAATACCCAGAACTACAGGAGTACTGGAAGCAGTCCCAAAGTTCTACGCGTCCTGCCCCAATGCATAATGCTGCTGATAAATGGATTACTGAGTTTGGCAAGCAAAATAATAATCCAGAAAATTGGGCGAACTCTTTCGAACAACAATATGGCCCCAATGGGTGGGCCTCTGAGTTTGAACAG TCTCAGATGGCCATGCGCCAGATGGGAGGAGCGAACATGGCCAACCTGGCTGCTATGGAGCAATCCCGAGTGCTTGCACAAACTTTAGCAAGTAATAATGATCCCAAGTTTCAG CTTTCACAAGGGGCGGATAAGTGGGTTAGCGAGTTctctagtcaacctaatcatggtgCACTAAATGAGAACTGGGTTGATGAGTTCTCGAAATTAAATGTTACTGACGAATGGGCAGAGGAATTCAGTGGAGGTGGTTTTGGCGAAAGCTCTGCTGATCCATGGGTAGATGA GTTCCAAGAACACTTGTCATCTTTCAAACAAAGTCCGGGCGCCTCTCGAGGGGTTTATGTTTTTTCTGAGAACAACCCGTATGTTGGTCACCCTAATCCAATGCAGGAAGGACAGGAGCTCTTCCGCAAGGGCCTCTTAAGTGAAGCTGTTCTTGCTTTAGAGGCTGAAGTTTTGAAGAATCCTGATAACACAGAAGGTTGGAGGTTGTTAGGCGTAACACATGCAGAAAATGATGATGACCAACAG GCCATTGCAGCAATGATGCGTGCGTTGGAAGCTAATCCAACAAACCTTGAAGTTCTTCTTGCTCTTGGTGTTAGTCACACAAATG AATTGGAGCAGGGGGAAGCATTAAGATATCTTTATAGGTGGCTTCAGAATCAACCAAAATATGGTGGCCTTGTCCCTCTGCAGTCAACTGATTCACCTTATGGTCCTGAT GTTGTTAGATTGTTTAATGAAGCTGCTCAGATGTCACCTGAAGATGCAGATGTTCATATAGTTCTGGGAGTCTTATACAACCTATCAAGAGAGTATGATAAAGCTATAGCTTCATTTAAGACAGCACTACAGCTCAAACCACAGGACTATTCACTCTGGAACAAGCTTGGTGCAACCCAAGCAAACAGCATCCAGAGTGCTGATGCAATATTGGCGTATCAGCAG GCTCTGGACTTGAAACCCAACTACGTGCGTGCATGGGCGAATATGGGAATCAGCTATGCCAACCAG GGTTTGTATGAGGATTCCATTCGATACTATGTAAGGGCAGTTGCAATGAACCCAAAAGCTGACAATGCCTGGCAGTACCTGAGGATCTCTCTTAG CAATGCTTCGCGAGCGGACATGATTGCTGCATGCGACGCCCGCAACCTTGACGCTCTTCAGAAAGAGTTTCCTCTGTGA
- the LOC100191477 gene encoding peroxisome biogenesis protein 5 isoform X2, whose product MALRHLVTGQNNCVPDGASSSNPLNALANAFLGQSSKAQSIKELPGSVNVPSTSDFSVSAPLSNIPGSENEFKQDQRPLARGADFIRGGPANDWIESFRPPRVPQLGVEAQFPDFEQIYNNAGTTFQFQPPLDGPPQRVLSGVLHSFLTSGPAGVPFQPLPVPAALGLSESDKQCIRDRSCIMARHIFSDQPEEYIQSQVNTLLHSLDIDNRMRGPMHGQYPELQEYWKQSQSSTRPAPMHNAADKWITEFGKQNNNPENWANSFEQQYGPNGWASEFEQHQSQMAMRQMGGANMANLAAMEQSRVLAQTLASNNDPKFQLSQGADKWVSEFSSQPNHGALNENWVDEFSKLNVTDEWAEEFSGGGFGESSADPWVDEFQEHLSSFKQSPGASRGVYVFSENNPYVGHPNPMQEGQELFRKGLLSEAVLALEAEVLKNPDNTEGWRLLGVTHAENDDDQQAIAAMMRALEANPTNLEVLLALGVSHTNELEQGEALRYLYRWLQNQPKYGGLVPLQSTDSPYGPDVVRLFNEAAQMSPEDADVHIVLGVLYNLSREYDKAIASFKTALQLKPQDYSLWNKLGATQANSIQSADAILAYQQALDLKPNYVRAWANMGISYANQGLYEDSIRYYVRAVAMNPKADNAWQYLRISLSNASRADMIAACDARNLDALQKEFPL is encoded by the exons ATGGCGCTGCGGCACCTCGTCACGGGCCAGAATAACTGCGTGCCGGACGGCGCCTCGTCGTCCAACCCCCTCAACGCCCTCGCCAACGCCTTCCTCGGCCAGTCCTCCAAGGCGCAG TCAATAAAGGAACTTCCTGGTTCTGTTAATGTCCCATCTACATCTGACTTTAGCGTGTCTGCTCCTTTGTCAAACATCCCTGGTTCAGAAAATGAGTTCAAACAAGACCAGCGACCTCTTGCACGG GGTGCTGACTTTATTCGAGGTGGTCCTGCTAATGATTGGATTGAGTCTTTTCGGCCTCCGAGGGTTCCTCAACTTGGTGTAGAAGCACAATTTCCAGATTTTGAGCAAATTTATAACAATGCAGGGACAACCTTTCAGTTTCAGCCGCCATTGGATG GTCCACCACAAAGAGTGTTGTCCGGTGTCTTGCATTCCTTTCTCACAAGTGGCCCAGCTGGTGTGCCATTTCAACCACTTCCGGTACCAGCTGCTCTTGGTTTATCTGAAAGCGACAAACAATGCATTCGTGATCGTAGCTGCATAATGGCACGGCATATTTTTTCTGACCAACCAGAAGAATATATACAGAGTCAG GTCAATACTTTGCTGCATTCGCTTGATATTGACAACCGTATGAGAGGACCTATGCATGGGCAATACCCAGAACTACAGGAGTACTGGAAGCAGTCCCAAAGTTCTACGCGTCCTGCCCCAATGCATAATGCTGCTGATAAATGGATTACTGAGTTTGGCAAGCAAAATAATAATCCAGAAAATTGGGCGAACTCTTTCGAACAACAATATGGCCCCAATGGGTGGGCCTCTGAGTTTGAACAG CATCAGTCTCAGATGGCCATGCGCCAGATGGGAGGAGCGAACATGGCCAACCTGGCTGCTATGGAGCAATCCCGAGTGCTTGCACAAACTTTAGCAAGTAATAATGATCCCAAGTTTCAG CTTTCACAAGGGGCGGATAAGTGGGTTAGCGAGTTctctagtcaacctaatcatggtgCACTAAATGAGAACTGGGTTGATGAGTTCTCGAAATTAAATGTTACTGACGAATGGGCAGAGGAATTCAGTGGAGGTGGTTTTGGCGAAAGCTCTGCTGATCCATGGGTAGATGA GTTCCAAGAACACTTGTCATCTTTCAAACAAAGTCCGGGCGCCTCTCGAGGGGTTTATGTTTTTTCTGAGAACAACCCGTATGTTGGTCACCCTAATCCAATGCAGGAAGGACAGGAGCTCTTCCGCAAGGGCCTCTTAAGTGAAGCTGTTCTTGCTTTAGAGGCTGAAGTTTTGAAGAATCCTGATAACACAGAAGGTTGGAGGTTGTTAGGCGTAACACATGCAGAAAATGATGATGACCAACAG GCCATTGCAGCAATGATGCGTGCGTTGGAAGCTAATCCAACAAACCTTGAAGTTCTTCTTGCTCTTGGTGTTAGTCACACAAATG AATTGGAGCAGGGGGAAGCATTAAGATATCTTTATAGGTGGCTTCAGAATCAACCAAAATATGGTGGCCTTGTCCCTCTGCAGTCAACTGATTCACCTTATGGTCCTGAT GTTGTTAGATTGTTTAATGAAGCTGCTCAGATGTCACCTGAAGATGCAGATGTTCATATAGTTCTGGGAGTCTTATACAACCTATCAAGAGAGTATGATAAAGCTATAGCTTCATTTAAGACAGCACTACAGCTCAAACCACAGGACTATTCACTCTGGAACAAGCTTGGTGCAACCCAAGCAAACAGCATCCAGAGTGCTGATGCAATATTGGCGTATCAGCAG GCTCTGGACTTGAAACCCAACTACGTGCGTGCATGGGCGAATATGGGAATCAGCTATGCCAACCAG GGTTTGTATGAGGATTCCATTCGATACTATGTAAGGGCAGTTGCAATGAACCCAAAAGCTGACAATGCCTGGCAGTACCTGAGGATCTCTCTTAG CAATGCTTCGCGAGCGGACATGATTGCTGCATGCGACGCCCGCAACCTTGACGCTCTTCAGAAAGAGTTTCCTCTGTGA
- the LOC100191477 gene encoding Peroxisome biogenesis protein 5 (The RefSeq protein has 1 substitution compared to this genomic sequence), which translates to MALRHLVTGQNNCVPDGASSSNPLNALANAFLGQSSKAQSIKELPGSVNVPSTSDFSVSAPLSNIPGSENEFKQDQRPLARGADFIRGGPANDWIESFRPPRVPQLGVEAQFPDFEQIYNNAGTTFQFQPPLDGPPQRVLSGVLHSFLTSGPAGVPFQPLPVPAALGLSESDKQCIRDRSCIMARHIFSDQPEEYIQSQVNTLLHSLDIDNRMRGPMHGQYPELQEYWKQSQSSTRPAPMHNAADKWITEFGKQNNNPENWANSFEQQYGPNGWASEFEQHQSQMAMRQMGGANMANLAAMEQSRVLAQTLASNNDPKFQNSKFFQFVSKMSRGELIIEDNQVKEGSASQSSGWADEFQTPYIANANSWADQFAHEELSQGADKWVSEFSSQPNHGALNENWVDEFSKLNVTDEWAEEFSGGGFGESSADPWVDEFQEHLSSFKQSPGASRGVYVFSENNPYVGHPNPMQEGQELFRKGLLSEAVLALEAEVLKNPDNTEGWRLLGVTHAENDDDQQAIAAMMRALEANPTNLEVLLALGVSHTNELEQGEALRYLYRWLQNQPKYGGLVPLQSTDSPYGPDVVRLFNEAAQMSPEDADVHIVLGVLYNLSREYDKAIALFKTALQLKPQDYSLWNKLGATQANSIQSADAILAYQQALDLKPNYVRAWANMGISYANQGLYEDSIRYYVRAVAMNPKADNAWQYLRISLSNASRADMIAACDARNLDALQKEFPL; encoded by the exons ATGGCGCTGCGGCACCTCGTCACGGGCCAGAATAACTGCGTGCCGGACGGCGCCTCGTCGTCCAACCCCCTCAACGCCCTCGCCAACGCCTTCCTCGGCCAGTCCTCCAAGGCGCAG TCAATAAAGGAACTTCCTGGTTCTGTTAATGTCCCATCTACATCTGACTTTAGCGTGTCTGCTCCTTTGTCAAACATCCCTGGTTCAGAAAATGAGTTCAAACAAGACCAGCGACCTCTTGCACGG GGTGCTGACTTTATTCGAGGTGGTCCTGCTAATGATTGGATTGAGTCTTTTCGGCCTCCGAGGGTTCCTCAACTTGGTGTAGAAGCACAATTTCCAGATTTTGAGCAAATTTATAACAATGCAGGGACAACCTTTCAGTTTCAGCCGCCATTGGATG GTCCACCACAAAGAGTGTTGTCCGGTGTCTTGCATTCCTTTCTCACAAGTGGCCCAGCTGGTGTGCCATTTCAACCACTTCCGGTACCAGCTGCTCTTGGTTTATCTGAAAGCGACAAACAATGCATTCGTGATCGTAGCTGCATAATGGCACGGCATATTTTTTCTGACCAACCAGAAGAATATATACAGAGTCAG GTCAATACTTTGCTGCATTCGCTTGATATTGACAACCGTATGAGAGGACCTATGCATGGGCAATACCCAGAACTACAGGAGTACTGGAAGCAGTCCCAAAGTTCTACGCGTCCTGCCCCAATGCATAATGCTGCTGATAAATGGATTACTGAGTTTGGCAAGCAAAATAATAATCCAGAAAATTGGGCGAACTCTTTCGAACAACAATATGGCCCCAATGGGTGGGCCTCTGAGTTTGAACAG CATCAGTCTCAGATGGCCATGCGCCAGATGGGAGGAGCGAACATGGCCAACCTGGCTGCTATGGAGCAATCCCGAGTGCTTGCACAAACTTTAGCAAGTAATAATGATCCCAAGTTTCAG AATTCTAAGTTCTTCCAGTTTGTTTCAAAGATGAGCCGAGGTGAACTTATTATAGAAGATAATCAAGTAAAAGAAGGTTCAGCATCCCAATCCAGTGGCTGGGCTGATGAATTTCAAACACCGTACATTGCTAATGCAAACTCATGGGCAGATCAGTTTGCACATGAAGAG CTTTCACAAGGGGCGGATAAGTGGGTTAGCGAGTTctctagtcaacctaatcatggtgCACTAAATGAGAACTGGGTTGATGAGTTCTCGAAATTAAATGTTACTGACGAATGGGCAGAGGAATTCAGTGGAGGTGGTTTTGGCGAAAGCTCTGCTGATCCATGGGTAGATGA GTTCCAAGAACACTTGTCATCTTTCAAACAAAGTCCGGGCGCCTCTCGAGGGGTTTATGTTTTTTCTGAGAACAACCCGTATGTTGGTCACCCTAATCCAATGCAGGAAGGACAGGAGCTCTTCCGCAAGGGCCTCTTAAGTGAAGCTGTTCTTGCTTTAGAGGCTGAAGTTTTGAAGAATCCTGATAACACAGAAGGTTGGAGGTTGTTAGGCGTAACACATGCAGAAAATGATGATGACCAACAG GCCATTGCAGCAATGATGCGTGCGTTGGAAGCTAATCCAACAAACCTTGAAGTTCTTCTTGCTCTTGGTGTTAGTCACACAAATG AATTGGAGCAGGGGGAAGCATTAAGATATCTTTATAGGTGGCTTCAGAATCAACCAAAATATGGTGGCCTTGTCCCTCTGCAGTCAACTGATTCACCTTATGGTCCTGAT GTTGTTAGATTGTTTAATGAAGCTGCTCAGATGTCACCTGAAGATGCAGATGTTCATATAGTTCTGGGAGTCTTATACAACCTATCAAGAGAGTATGATAAAGCTATAGCTTCATTTAAGACAGCACTACAGCTCAAACCACAGGACTATTCACTCTGGAACAAGCTTGGTGCAACCCAAGCAAACAGCATCCAGAGTGCTGATGCAATATTGGCGTATCAGCAG GCTCTGGACTTGAAACCCAACTACGTGCGTGCATGGGCGAATATGGGAATCAGCTATGCCAACCAG GGTTTGTATGAGGATTCCATTCGATACTATGTAAGGGCAGTTGCAATGAACCCAAAAGCTGACAATGCCTGGCAGTACCTGAGGATCTCTCTTAG CAATGCTTCGCGAGCGGACATGATTGCTGCATGCGACGCCCGCAACCTTGACGCTCTTCAGAAAGAGTTTCCTCTGTGA